A region of the Helicobacter ganmani genome:
ATCATTTTGTGAGGTTTTTAGTATTTTGCAATTTAGAAAAAATATTAAATTACAAAAAAGACGGTAATGGTATAAAATTTAGAGAATCTAAAATTAAAGATACGCAATCTTATCTTAAAGAGCTTACTTTAAGGGCTTTTGAATTAAAAAAAGAATTTGATAGTAAAAATACTAAAATTTTAATGTTAGAAAATCTTTCGTCTATTACTAATAAACCTAAAGAGAAAATAGATTGCATTCTTACTTCCCCTCCCTATGCAAATTTATTTGATTATTTTGAAATTTATAAAATGGAATTATGGAGCAGTGGCATTATCCAAAGTTATGAGGATTGGAAAAAGCTTAAAAAATCTGCCTTGAGAAATAATAAAAACGCCAACTTGCAAAAGACGGATAGCATAAATAATATTCTATTAGATGAAACACTTGCGATTCTTGAAAGTAGAAATTTAGAATCTAGCATACTTACAATGCTTACAAATTATTTTTTTGATATGCAAAAGGTTTTAAAAAATAGCTTTGATATTCTTAAAAAGAATGGATTTTGTTTTATTGTGGTAGGAAATTCCTGCTATAAAGGAGTGCCGATAAAAACAGATGAAATCTTAGCGCAAGAAGCGCAAAAAATAGGCTTTAAATGCGTAGAAATCATTGTGGCTAGAAAACTTAAAACTTCAAGCCAACAAATGAAAATCCTAGATTCTAAATCTAAATTTTATTTGAGAGAAAGTATTATTGTATTGCAAAAGGAGGAGTAATGAAACAAGTTAGTATGCGACATAAAAGAAAAGATACAGAATTATTTTTTGATTCTTTTAAGCATTTTAAGCATAATTTATCTAATCTCATAGGAGTAGAATTGCCCACGCTTTACCAACTTGGTGTTGAGCAATATTTAAATCTCATTTCTACTAATTATAAATCAAAATACCCCGATATGCGAAAGATTGGCTTGATAGAATATGATAAACCTAGCGACTACTCTTTTTCTCTCACGTCAGAAGCACAATCTTTTATGGCAAATTCATACTTAATACAAAATATTTATAGTGAGAATGATTTAAAAGCGGGAAGAAAAAATATTGATTCTTTACCGCCTAATCTTTTAATTCAATCTTTTGTGGATTCTTGCTTATTAGATTCTTATCAATATGAGATACTGAAACTTATTCTCTCATATTACGATACTGCGGATTTGATTCGTCCTTATTTGGCACTTTTAAATTTTGTAAGACATTACGAGATACAAAATTTATCCTACATAATATTGCAAGATATTCTAGCCCAAACAAAAGAGAATATCTTATTAATGCGATACGATGAAAATGCCTTTAATAATCTTGATTTAACTATTCAAAATGAACTAAAAAGACCCATTTCTTATATTTATAATTTTCTCCAAACCGCTTTAGTTGTGGATTCTAATTATAATATAATTGTTAATTTTAATTTTGTAGATAGACTGCAAATTGAAATGAATAATATTGTTTTTGCTCAACCTACTCCTACTCAAAACAATTCTCGTCCTGCGAGGGAACAAAGACTCTTTAGAGAAAATGTTTTAAAGGCTTACGACTATCAATGTGCTATCACAGGACAAAGTATTTTTATAGATAATAGAGTATTGCTTGAAGCGGCACATATTATTCCTTATAGAGACGGTGGCTCATTTGCCGTATCTAACGGAATAGCTTTAAGCTATGAAATGCACAAAATATTTGATAACGGGTTGTTTGGATTTGTTTATGATAAAAATCAAAACTTGAGAATTAAAGTTTCTAGCTCTCATAGAATTGTTGATAAATATGGAATCTTAAATAGCTTGGATAACCGTATTATTTCCATTCCACATAAAGAATCAGAAAAGCCCGATTCTTTAGCGGTGGAATATAATCTAGAAAAGTATTTATTATAGATTTAAATTGTAAAAAGCGACTTTTAGAGGAGTTTAATTTACACCTTATCGTGCGACTTCCTAAAGAATCCACAATTAAGGGGTATTGCTTTTATCTGCCTATTTTGAGCGGGGATAAATGGCAAATAGAATGCTTTGAAAATGGGGAGGGCTAATACAAAGGATTTGCAAAAGAAGCTAGAAATGCACCTAGAATAGCATTTAGCTCATCTCCTCGCACATTGCTAAAAACTCCTGATAATACTTCCAAGATTCTATTATGTCGGGACGCACAGAAGCTAGAAATGTGAGATGTTTTTCAAAGACTGCTTTAGCCTGTAAAGCAAGTTCTTTATGAGTGTGTAAATACTGCAAAATCTGCTCTTCACTTAGCTTTTTAGATTCTTCAATTTTTCTTTGTTCCTCTAGGCGTGGAATAAATGCGAGGAGATATTCTTTGATTTGCTCACAAGTTTTTGTGTCTTGTTTTAGAATCTCAAAGTCTTTTTTCTCAATACACACAATAATACGCTCATAAAAATTATCTTGATTAAAAAGAAATTGTGTGATGTCTTGATAATGCTCAAAAGTATTTTTATGCTGCCAAATATCCACCTCATCTACGGGCACTTTGACATAAATCCTCTCATCAAGCGCAAAAATCTTATCTATCAAATGCAATGCTATGCTCTTTTGCTCCATTTGAACCCTAAAAACAAGAGGCAATAACCCCTCATAATAGGATACATTGACTTCAAATTTCTCCTTATCACTAGGTTTTGGGGCAGGAAAAGAAAATGCTTTTGCTAAAGTATTCATTGTTTCAAAGGCTCTCTTACCTACAATTTCAGACATATCAATACATATAATATCTTCGTCTGCAATGTTAATAAGAGCTTTTCTTAAGTCTGTGTCGTGGAAATCTGTGAAATTATATTTCAAAGAACCTCTAATCGTCCCAAAACAAGGCGCATCTTCTTTGCCAAAGGTAGATTCATCATTATGTGCATCATATCCATTATAGCCTATAAGGTTTTCACAGATGAAATCCGGGCTTAATGCAAAGCTTAGATTCTCCTCTTGTGCCATTTGCAGTCGCTTTCTCCTAAAGTTTATTCCGCTTTTTAAAATGCTTATAGGGTCTCTAATGAGATTGAGGGCTTTGGTTTGGGGGATTAAAGCATAAAGTTTATTGCTATCTTTATCTTTCATATATTCTCGGATAGACAAATAGCCAAAGTGGGGGGGGGGCATAGTATAATGGTAAGAGAGAATCTGCTCCCAATACTTTTCATAGATTATTTTTGAAGAAGAAGGATAACGAATGTAATCCATTCCCCCACAATTTAAAACGAAATGATTTAATCCCCTATTCCCGCTAGCGTGGCTACCAAAATATATAAATTTATAATAAGGCGGCAAAGGAATATTTAATTCCCAAGCGATTTGAGGCGAGATTTGCTCATAATCTAAAGTGTTAGGATTAAGCAAAGGGGGATAGGGGTGATTAGCATATTTTTCTAGAAATGATTGAGAGGCAAGCCATAGTTTGATATTATCATACTCTTTGGCAAAATACTTTAAAAAAGTCGGGTTTGTGGTATAAATATGATGTTTTTTACAAAACAAAATCATCTCATTAGAATGAGCAGAATCTAACTTGCGCAAAATTTGAGCCATCATAAGCCGTTGGAGTAAAGCATAGATTCCACCTTTATGCGCTTTTTTATCTATGATATGTTCCAAAGCACCCCAAACGCCACCTTGCTTTAATATCTCAAATGTTTTGCTTTTACCCATTTTACTTCCTTAATTTTACCCTACTTTTCTTGCACTCCAGCAACGTGTAGTGTATTTGATGTCAAATTCTTGAGGGAGAACTTCTCGCATTTTTGCAGTGATTTTATCAAAAATCTCTTGCCCTTCTTTGGTCTCTAAATCCCAATAAGGATTTTTCACACTCTGCCACGCTAAAATATAGTTTTCCAAACTTTGGTGAAAGTAAAAATCCTCTTCAATGTAAATAATATTATCAAAAAGCTCTTTGTGTGCTTCAATAATTGGGCGTTGGTCTTCGCGTCTCACACCTCTTGTGTAGTTTGGCACGATGGAGAGAATCGCATTTTCTGCCTTTTGCTGAATGGGGTCGTTTAAGTCTCTATGATTCCACATACACGAAAAGTATCCATTGCCTTTAAGCAGTCTATGGGCTTCTTTTAACGCCTCTGTCCTATCCATTACATTAAAGCTACTGCCAAAGGTTACCCAATCAAAACTCCCGCTTTGTAACGTAGAATCCACGCCCGTAGCCCTTACCCATTCAATTTTTGCGCCTTTTGTGCGCTCAATGCCGATTTCACGCATTGCGTCATTTGGCTCTACACTCACCACTTCACAACCTCTCTCTAAAAGCATAATGCTTAAATTTCCTGTCCCTGCACCAATATCTGCGACTTTCAAATTGCCCGCTTTTTCTCCGCTAGCCAAAGTGATAAGCATATCAATCGTTTTGGGTGCGTAATTCGGGCGGTAGCTGTAATATTTCGCGTGTTTGGTGTAATCCCAAACTTGTTCTACTATTCTTGTCTTATTCTTTTGCATTGTTGTTTCCTTATTATGTTGCCCAATGCAAAAGAAAAAGAATAGAGAATTACGCCCTAGAGCCTCCTTTGCTGGACTTTCTAGCCGTCCAAGCACGAATTTTATAAGGAATCTCTAAAGTTTGTAAATGCGAGATTTTGGATTCTATCATTTCCAAAATCTTTTTCCATCTTTGCTCCCCTGCTTGGGCTTGTATATCATTTACAGAATGCCACGCTCCAAGATAACGCGCTTTGTCCATTATCTCTATGTAGTCGCACTCCATAAAAAAGCAGTCTGTGAAATCCCCTGTGGAGATGAGGATTTCCTCCCATTTTTTGACATTTTGTGTCCCGCTGCTCACTCTAGCAAGCTCTGGAACAATATTCTTAATCTCTTGTTCAATTTCATAGAATACTGAACCCTCTAGGATATTTCTAGGATTCCATATAGCAGTGAAATACCCCCCCCCCCCCCGCAGAAGTATTGTGGGTAGAAGTATGGGCAGAGCTATTTTGAGCCGCAGAATTTTTTAAGATTCTCGCAAACTCGGGCAAAGATTTCTTAGGGTCAGTCCAATGGAAGCTACTCGCCATAATCACCCAATCGGCAATTCCACTTTGCACGCCTGTTTCCTCGCCACTTCCTTTTTGCCATTTGATATTTGTGTCTTTGGTATAGGCGATGCCCTCTTCTCTCATCTCATCATTTGGCTCTACGGCTAAGACTTGCATTCCAAACTCACTTAGCATTTTGGTAAGCTTGCCTGTCCCTGCGCCCACTTCTACGATTTGCAAATCTTTGAGATTTTTTTGCTCATCATTGATACAAGCAATCAGCTTTTCTAACAACATCGGGCTATATGCCGGACGATTATGATAATGCTTCGCCACTTGTGTAAAATCACCTTGTTTCATTTGCTTCCCTTTCCTTTGATTTGAGTTAAGATACTCTGCACCTTTTGTTCTAAGTTATTCGTCGTATCATTGGGTAGGATTATATCCGCATTTGGCTTAACAAATGGAATATCCACCCCCACGACATCTTGAATCTCTCCTTTAAGCGCACCGCTATAAAGTTCCTTTTGGTCGCGCCTTTGCAGCTCCTCCATAGAACATTCTATATAAATTTCTAAATAATTTTGCAAAGTCTTGCGGTTATAAGCATACACTTCATCAAAAAGCGAAATCGTAGTTACCACTACCACTAAACCTTGCGAGCTTAGAAAATGCGCAAAAGCTGAACGCTTGAGTGCAACTTCAATCCGACCTTGTTTATCGTAAGCGTAATGCCCAAGTAAATCACGCAACTCATCGCCATCTAAATACACAATATTGGGAATCTCTTGCTTAATCCTCTCATACAATGCCTTGCCAATCGTGCTTTTCCCACTCCCTGCCAAGCCGCACAGCCACAACACAAGCCCTTTGCCATTTTTTACCCACATACTGCGTCCTTGACTGCTTCAATCACTTCTTTCACTTCCTCATCAATCAAATGTTCCCCCATTGGCAAAGATAGAATCTCCTCTTGCCACGCAGAAGCATTGGGTGTGGAGGATTCCACAACATAGGATTGATGGCTAAAGGCAGGGCAATTTGGCAAAGCAATCGGGTAATGCAATCCATATTCAATCCCCTTTTGCTTCAAATATGTCATCACTGCGTCGCGATTCTTAATCCGAATCACAAACAAATGCCACACACAAAAACAAGAATCCTTAACCTCTGGTAAGATTATGGAATCGCAATCCTTAAACCCCTCAAAATAGAGCTTCGCTACCTTCCTGCGTCTAGTATTCCAAGCTGCTAAGTGTCGCAATTTCACGCGCAAAATCGCTGCTTGTAGATTATCAAGTCGCGAATTTCTCCCTACGATTCTATGTTCGTATTTTTTCAATCCTCCGTGATGAGCAATCTCCTCACATTTTCGCAAAAGCACAGAATCACGACTTACAATCGCTCCACCATCTCCATAAGCCCCTAGATTCTTGCCCGGATAAAAACTAAAAGTAGCAATATCGCCAAAAGTCCCCACACACTGCCCTTTAAACTTTGCTTCGTGTGCTTGAGCGCAATCCTCAATTACGCGGAGATTCTTTTCTTTTGCAATCTCCAAAATCTCCTCAATCCTTGCACTCTGCCCATACAAATGCACTGCTAGAATCGCACTTGTCTGCTCTGTGATTTTGGATTCCAAATCCGCTAAATCCATTGTATAATCCGCTCCACAATCCACAAATTGCACTCTTAAGCCATTGCGCACAACCGCTTCTGCACTCGCCGCAAAAGTATTTGCAGGCACTAAAACCACCGAATCTTTGGGCAAGGCAAGAGATTCTATCGCAATTTCAAGTGCGTCCGTGCCATTTGCCACGCCTAGAGTGCGCACACTTCCGCCTAAAAACTCCGAAAACTCCTCCCCAAATGCACTCACCTCACTGCCACCCACAAATGCGCTACTCTCCACTACATTTGAAATTGCAGTTTCTATTTCGCCTTTTATGTCCAAATATTGTTTTTTTAAGTCTAAAAATTTTATAGCCATAATGCCCCCATCTTCCAAGTCTCTCCAAACTCTTGCGCTTTTGTGTAGCAATGGGATTCCAAAATCTCCCTCCAAGCCTCTTGCATTCCGCTACTCCAAGCAATATCATCAAATAACATAATACCCCCCCCCACCACAAAAGGCAAAATTTGCTTGTAATAGGCTATTGTGGCTTCTTTATTATGGTGTCCATCAATGAAAGCAAAGTCAATGGGCTTGATTTTTTCTAAGAGATTTGGCAGCATCAAATCAAAGCGTCCAACCAACACTTCAATATTTTTTAAAGCAAAATGCTGATGATTTTCTTTAGCAATTTGTGCGACATTTGGGCTTCCCTCAATGCTCCAAATTTGAGCATTTGGCGCGAATGAAGCCATATAAGAGCTAGAGAATCCCAAACAAGTGCCAAGCTCTAAGATTTTTTGCGGCAATAAACTCTTAAAAATCTCAAAAATTACTTCCGCTTTTTCGCGTTTGACACCAATCTTTGCCAATTCACAAAGTGGAACTTCAACGCAAACGCCTGCTTCCATTTGTTCCTTTGTGCGCTTTTCCTCTGGCTTCCCTGCGCCATAATCTATGACTTCTATCAAAGTTGTCTTTTGCTTTAGATGCTCACGATACGATTCTATTTTGCTTGTAATCTCTTCAAATCCCATCTTTTTTTCCTTTTATAATTCCCGAATTAATTGCGCGGGATTCCCTGCATAGATTCCGCTTTTAACAATATTTTTTGTAACCACGCTTCCTGCGCCAATCACGACATCATCGCAAATCTCCACAGGTAGAATCGTAGCATTTGAGCCTATGCTTACACAATTCCCAATTTTTGTTTCTTTATATTTTGTAGAATCCCCACCTGCTGGCTTGCCCTCTTTAAATAAATCATTGACAAACATTACTCCGTGTCCTATGAAGCAATTCTCTCCTATATCCACAAGTGAGCAAATAAAACTATGGCTTTGGATTCTACTCTTTGCACCCACTTTCACCCCTCTTTGAATCTCTACAAAAGGACCCACAAACACCTCATCTCCAAGCTCACATTCATAGAGATTACAAGGCTCTACAATCTTGACATCAGCCCCCATTTTCACCTCCCTTATTTTGCTCTCGTATAAAGTAAAATTTCCTGCCCCCGATGAAACAATAGGGCGGTTCAAATCCGGGCATTGCAGTGGCACGAATGATTTTTTCAATTAAAGCCCCCCCCCCCACAAGATTCTAGCCTGATGTGCTTTAATCTTTCTATTTCTATTCTTTTATGAAACTCTCTACGAGGCGAGAAAATGGAATCTTGAGGGATTAGCCGATAATCTCCTTTAATCATTTTTTCTAAATTTTCAGAAAATAGCTCTACTCCATAAGTATTTGCCAACTCTACTAGCTCCTCTACGAAGCAGTTTTTAGGGATTTTAAACCTCTTTTGAAAAGCAATCGCACCATTATCAATCCCTTCGTCCATTTGATGTATTGTTACACCAAACTCTTTATCTTCATTTAAAATAGCAAAAGAAAATTGATTGCACCCTCTATATTCTGGCAAAGGTGCTAGGTGGAGATTTAAAGCAATCTCTTTAGCGCAAAAAATATGCTGTGGTTTTAAGATTTGGTGATACTGCACAGAAAAAAGTATATCAAAATCTAGCTCAAAAAGCCCGTTTAAATCTGTAAGGAGTGGGATTTTATGTTGTATGCAAAACTCCTTTACCGCTTGTCCTCTAGGAGATGTCCCCACTGCGACAAGCGCAAAATCTAACGTGTCTTGCCTAGCAAACAATTCTTGCAAACATTGTTTGCCAATTTCTTTTGCGCCTAAAAACACGATTTTTTTCATTCCTTATGTCCTAATCTACATTTCTCTGGGTGGAATCTCAAAAACACTTCCTTGCCTGTCTCTACGGATTCATACATTGCGATAATGAGTTCTAAGCTTTTACGTCCCTCTAGTCCATCAACCAAAGCCTTTGTGCCATTTAAGATAGAATCTACTACATGCAAATAATACTCCTTATGCCCAAATCCATAGACATTTGGGGGATTGACGGAATATTTTTCCATTACTTCCTTGTCTGATTCCATTGCGTTTGTAAAATTCCAATGCTTGATTTCATTGACAGCAAATCCACCAATCTCTACGCTTCCAAGCTCTCCGAGTATAGAAAGACTACCCTCCAAATCTTTTGGACGCGTAGCAGTCGTCGCCTCAATCACACCCAAAGCCCCATTCTTAAACTTCAACACCGCAACCCCTGTATCCTCTGTCTCTATGTCGCTTAATGCGATGCGACTTTTTGCAAACACACTTTCCACATCACCTAGCATCCATTCCAGCAAATCAATATGATGACTCGCCTGATTGGTAAATACTCCTCCATCTTGCGCCCAAGTGCCACGCCACGAATCTTGCTTATAATACGCATTATCCCGACACCAACGCACCCGCACACTGCCCATTACGATTTTACCAAACCGCCCAGATTCCAATGCCTCACGTAATTTTTGCACGGGTAAATTGTAGCGATTCTGCTTCACAACAAAAAGACGAATCCCAAATTTATCGCAAGATTCTATCATTTTATCAGCGTCCTCCAAAGTCAAAGCCATAGGCTTTTCTACGATAATATGTTTTTGATAAGGTGCGACCTCTAGGGTATTTTGCGCGTGTTTGCCACTTGGTGTGAGAATAGAGACTACATCAATTTTATCGCCACACTCTTTCATCATAGAATCTAAATCTGTAAAATAAGGCACATTGTATTTTATCCCAAAAGCTTCCGCGCGGACTTTATCAATATCACACACGGCTACAAGCTTAGCTCCTGCAATTTCGCTGCTGCTTAAAAGTTGCGCGTGGCGCACTGCGATTCTCCCACAACCAAGTAAAGCTACACCTAACATTTTTTCTCCTTTAAGATTCTACATTCTATTGTATCAAGGATTGCGTTAAAATTGCATTCTCCTTGCACAAAGTAACTTTGCGATTCTATTTTTTTACCTAACATTTCTTGAGCAATTTTTAAAATTTCCTCACAATCTTGACTCCAAAACATTAGTTTGTGTTTAATCAAATATTGGTCGTGAATCAGCCAAAGAGAACGTGTAGAGATAGTTGGAATCCCATAGCAAACCGCCTCAAGATTCATCGTTCCTCCTCCACCGATAAATAAATCAATGAAAGGATAAAATTCCTCTGGCTTTAGCTTTTCCTCCAAAATGGTCGCGATTCCTCCAAAATCCCTTTTTAACCTGTCTTTTTCATATCTTGGCATAATCACAATATTCGCATTGATTGCTTTTTTAAGCAAAGGAATCACTTGATAAATCACAGGGATTTGCTCTTTAACATAATGGGCTTTGTATTCCTCTTCACGCACAAGAATCGTGGGTTTTGTCGTGTCTAGCCCATAGCGGATTCTAAAGTCATTTTTAGATTCCTTTTGAATCGCATTTATCCACAAAGCTACATCAATAAAAGGATAAGGCACGATTTGGGATTCATCTAGTGCGAAACGTAACATAAGCTCTTTTGGAAAAATAAATGGATAGAAAAAAAGCTTAGAAAAAGGCAAAGTAAGCCTTGCAACTGCAGTTAATTCACGCGGGCATTCTTCATCGCCGGGTTTTGTAAATGCAGGTGTATCATAAATATTCACCACCGGAATCCCGATTCCATACGCTACTTGCACGCTATCTACCACTGCACCACAGATTAGTAATCTAGGAACGCCCTGCACTTTAAATAAATCCAAAATCTCTTTTTGTCGGAATATTCTTGCTTGAAACTTTTCTAGCAAAGTTGCCCCGCCATATTCTCCAAGCACGGTATGTGGAATCTTGTGTAGTTCTAAAATCTCCTTAGCCTCTGTATAATGAGGCGCGTAGCGCGTAGTTACAAACACTTTATGCCCTCTTTTTTGTAATTCTTTAATCATCACGCTAAAAAACATTGCATATTTGGGGGTTGCGACATCAATCCAAATCATAATCTACCCTTTAAAGTCTCAAAAATTACCAAACGAATATCAAAAAGAGAGCTTGCATTATATCCTAAAGTTTGCATTAAGCAAAATTCGGGCGCACTAAACCCTATTTTGTCTCTCCGCCAAGCCAACTCCTTACTTCCCAATTTCTCTAAAAGCAAACGCAAAATAAATTTGCTATATCCCTTGGATATTTTAAAAGATTCCGAAATCCTAAAGGCAAATTCCACCACACGAAAATCTGTAAAAGGCGTGCGATTTTCAATCCCAAATGCCATCGCATTTCTATCTTCATAGCGCAGGAGATTGGGGAGATTAAAGCTAATCGTATCTAGCCAA
Encoded here:
- a CDS encoding HNH endonuclease — encoded protein: MKQVSMRHKRKDTELFFDSFKHFKHNLSNLIGVELPTLYQLGVEQYLNLISTNYKSKYPDMRKIGLIEYDKPSDYSFSLTSEAQSFMANSYLIQNIYSENDLKAGRKNIDSLPPNLLIQSFVDSCLLDSYQYEILKLILSYYDTADLIRPYLALLNFVRHYEIQNLSYIILQDILAQTKENILLMRYDENAFNNLDLTIQNELKRPISYIYNFLQTALVVDSNYNIIVNFNFVDRLQIEMNNIVFAQPTPTQNNSRPAREQRLFRENVLKAYDYQCAITGQSIFIDNRVLLEAAHIIPYRDGGSFAVSNGIALSYEMHKIFDNGLFGFVYDKNQNLRIKVSSSHRIVDKYGILNSLDNRIISIPHKESEKPDSLAVEYNLEKYLL
- a CDS encoding DUF2972 domain-containing protein — translated: MGKSKTFEILKQGGVWGALEHIIDKKAHKGGIYALLQRLMMAQILRKLDSAHSNEMILFCKKHHIYTTNPTFLKYFAKEYDNIKLWLASQSFLEKYANHPYPPLLNPNTLDYEQISPQIAWELNIPLPPYYKFIYFGSHASGNRGLNHFVLNCGGMDYIRYPSSSKIIYEKYWEQILSYHYTMPPPHFGYLSIREYMKDKDSNKLYALIPQTKALNLIRDPISILKSGINFRRKRLQMAQEENLSFALSPDFICENLIGYNGYDAHNDESTFGKEDAPCFGTIRGSLKYNFTDFHDTDLRKALINIADEDIICIDMSEIVGKRAFETMNTLAKAFSFPAPKPSDKEKFEVNVSYYEGLLPLVFRVQMEQKSIALHLIDKIFALDERIYVKVPVDEVDIWQHKNTFEHYQDITQFLFNQDNFYERIIVCIEKKDFEILKQDTKTCEQIKEYLLAFIPRLEEQRKIEESKKLSEEQILQYLHTHKELALQAKAVFEKHLTFLASVRPDIIESWKYYQEFLAMCEEMS
- a CDS encoding class I SAM-dependent methyltransferase; this translates as MQKNKTRIVEQVWDYTKHAKYYSYRPNYAPKTIDMLITLASGEKAGNLKVADIGAGTGNLSIMLLERGCEVVSVEPNDAMREIGIERTKGAKIEWVRATGVDSTLQSGSFDWVTFGSSFNVMDRTEALKEAHRLLKGNGYFSCMWNHRDLNDPIQQKAENAILSIVPNYTRGVRREDQRPIIEAHKELFDNIIYIEEDFYFHQSLENYILAWQSVKNPYWDLETKEGQEIFDKITAKMREVLPQEFDIKYTTRCWSARKVG
- a CDS encoding adenylyl-sulfate kinase, translated to MWVKNGKGLVLWLCGLAGSGKSTIGKALYERIKQEIPNIVYLDGDELRDLLGHYAYDKQGRIEVALKRSAFAHFLSSQGLVVVVTTISLFDEVYAYNRKTLQNYLEIYIECSMEELQRRDQKELYSGALKGEIQDVVGVDIPFVKPNADIILPNDTTNNLEQKVQSILTQIKGKGSK
- a CDS encoding DegT/DnrJ/EryC1/StrS family aminotransferase — protein: MAIKFLDLKKQYLDIKGEIETAISNVVESSAFVGGSEVSAFGEEFSEFLGGSVRTLGVANGTDALEIAIESLALPKDSVVLVPANTFAASAEAVVRNGLRVQFVDCGADYTMDLADLESKITEQTSAILAVHLYGQSARIEEILEIAKEKNLRVIEDCAQAHEAKFKGQCVGTFGDIATFSFYPGKNLGAYGDGGAIVSRDSVLLRKCEEIAHHGGLKKYEHRIVGRNSRLDNLQAAILRVKLRHLAAWNTRRRKVAKLYFEGFKDCDSIILPEVKDSCFCVWHLFVIRIKNRDAVMTYLKQKGIEYGLHYPIALPNCPAFSHQSYVVESSTPNASAWQEEILSLPMGEHLIDEEVKEVIEAVKDAVCG
- a CDS encoding O-methyltransferase, which gives rise to MGFEEITSKIESYREHLKQKTTLIEVIDYGAGKPEEKRTKEQMEAGVCVEVPLCELAKIGVKREKAEVIFEIFKSLLPQKILELGTCLGFSSSYMASFAPNAQIWSIEGSPNVAQIAKENHQHFALKNIEVLVGRFDLMLPNLLEKIKPIDFAFIDGHHNKEATIAYYKQILPFVVGGGIMLFDDIAWSSGMQEAWREILESHCYTKAQEFGETWKMGALWL
- a CDS encoding acyltransferase, which translates into the protein MGADVKIVEPCNLYECELGDEVFVGPFVEIQRGVKVGAKSRIQSHSFICSLVDIGENCFIGHGVMFVNDLFKEGKPAGGDSTKYKETKIGNCVSIGSNATILPVEICDDVVIGAGSVVTKNIVKSGIYAGNPAQLIREL
- a CDS encoding formyltransferase family protein, producing the protein MKKIVFLGAKEIGKQCLQELFARQDTLDFALVAVGTSPRGQAVKEFCIQHKIPLLTDLNGLFELDFDILFSVQYHQILKPQHIFCAKEIALNLHLAPLPEYRGCNQFSFAILNEDKEFGVTIHQMDEGIDNGAIAFQKRFKIPKNCFVEELVELANTYGVELFSENLEKMIKGDYRLIPQDSIFSPRREFHKRIEIERLKHIRLESCGGGGFN
- a CDS encoding Gfo/Idh/MocA family protein, with product MLGVALLGCGRIAVRHAQLLSSSEIAGAKLVAVCDIDKVRAEAFGIKYNVPYFTDLDSMMKECGDKIDVVSILTPSGKHAQNTLEVAPYQKHIIVEKPMALTLEDADKMIESCDKFGIRLFVVKQNRYNLPVQKLREALESGRFGKIVMGSVRVRWCRDNAYYKQDSWRGTWAQDGGVFTNQASHHIDLLEWMLGDVESVFAKSRIALSDIETEDTGVAVLKFKNGALGVIEATTATRPKDLEGSLSILGELGSVEIGGFAVNEIKHWNFTNAMESDKEVMEKYSVNPPNVYGFGHKEYYLHVVDSILNGTKALVDGLEGRKSLELIIAMYESVETGKEVFLRFHPEKCRLGHKE
- a CDS encoding DUF354 domain-containing protein — protein: MIWIDVATPKYAMFFSVMIKELQKRGHKVFVTTRYAPHYTEAKEILELHKIPHTVLGEYGGATLLEKFQARIFRQKEILDLFKVQGVPRLLICGAVVDSVQVAYGIGIPVVNIYDTPAFTKPGDEECPRELTAVARLTLPFSKLFFYPFIFPKELMLRFALDESQIVPYPFIDVALWINAIQKESKNDFRIRYGLDTTKPTILVREEEYKAHYVKEQIPVIYQVIPLLKKAINANIVIMPRYEKDRLKRDFGGIATILEEKLKPEEFYPFIDLFIGGGGTMNLEAVCYGIPTISTRSLWLIHDQYLIKHKLMFWSQDCEEILKIAQEMLGKKIESQSYFVQGECNFNAILDTIECRILKEKKC